In one window of Streptomyces sp. FXJ1.172 DNA:
- a CDS encoding VOC family protein, with translation MIRKLQAIALDCADPVRLAEFYADLLGGRVVADPEDSDWVEVHGFEGTPLACQRADGYRPPEWPGQQRPQQLHLDFDVDDLDGEEKRALALGATVLERTDQLRPGANWRVYADPAGHPFCLCLH, from the coding sequence GTGATTCGAAAGCTGCAGGCGATCGCGCTGGACTGCGCCGATCCGGTACGACTCGCGGAGTTCTACGCGGATCTGCTCGGCGGCCGCGTGGTCGCGGACCCGGAGGATTCCGACTGGGTCGAGGTGCACGGGTTCGAGGGGACGCCGCTGGCCTGCCAGCGGGCGGACGGGTACCGACCGCCCGAATGGCCCGGTCAGCAGCGTCCGCAGCAACTCCACCTGGACTTCGACGTGGACGATCTCGACGGGGAGGAGAAGCGGGCGCTCGCTCTCGGCGCGACCGTGCTGGAGCGGACGGACCAGCTCCGCCCGGGGGCCAACTGGCGGGTCTACGCGGACCCGGCCGGCCACCCGTTCTGCCTCTGCCTCCACTGA
- a CDS encoding GNAT family N-acetyltransferase, which produces MNFAHSTSGTGNHAVAVTRVSDMQWHAVEDDLTVGRGVASRRPDGRLFISIDAWHGAVFDRIADAMLTDLPTPLYTVIDEADHDSRSAWERAGFVTARREWGYLVPTDPQVTGLGSVRPPSGVTIVPAGAAEEGPLRALDRVIRDEVEASVGWHTMPAEVLPRPAGTTLLDPSKYAVARHVDQYVGLIRVAPLTRRPRIGLIAVRADRHRRGIARALLAHALGSLHRSGTATAWAEVNESNAAAIALFESSGARRADSTLELVRR; this is translated from the coding sequence ATGAACTTTGCGCATTCCACTTCGGGCACGGGCAACCACGCGGTCGCGGTCACGCGGGTGTCGGACATGCAGTGGCACGCCGTGGAGGACGACCTGACGGTCGGCCGCGGCGTCGCTTCGCGCCGGCCCGACGGACGGCTCTTCATCAGCATCGACGCGTGGCACGGCGCGGTCTTCGACCGCATCGCCGACGCGATGCTGACGGACCTTCCGACACCGCTGTACACCGTGATCGACGAGGCCGACCACGACTCGAGGTCCGCCTGGGAGCGGGCCGGCTTCGTCACCGCACGCCGCGAGTGGGGCTATCTCGTGCCCACCGACCCGCAGGTCACCGGGCTCGGCTCGGTGCGGCCCCCGTCAGGCGTGACGATCGTGCCCGCCGGTGCGGCGGAAGAGGGTCCGTTGCGCGCCCTGGACCGGGTCATCCGCGACGAGGTCGAGGCCTCCGTCGGATGGCATACGATGCCGGCCGAGGTGCTGCCCCGCCCGGCGGGAACCACCCTGCTCGACCCGTCGAAGTACGCGGTGGCACGGCATGTGGACCAGTACGTGGGGCTCATCCGGGTGGCGCCGCTGACCCGGCGGCCACGGATCGGGCTGATCGCCGTCCGGGCTGACAGACACCGCCGGGGCATCGCCCGTGCGCTGCTGGCCCACGCGCTGGGTTCGCTGCACCGCTCCGGGACCGCAACGGCATGGGCCGAGGTGAACGAGTCCAACGCGGCGGCCATCGCCCTGTTCGAGAGCAGCGGTGCCCGGCGCGCGGACAGCACCCTGGAACTCGTCCGCCGCTGA
- the infA gene encoding translation initiation factor IF-1 — translation MTKSAGGVEVEGTVIECLRNATFHVELQNGHTVLAHISGKIRKNHIRILPYDRVLVELSPYDLTRGRIRYRYRA, via the coding sequence ATGACGAAATCAGCAGGGGGCGTGGAAGTCGAAGGCACCGTCATCGAGTGCCTGCGCAACGCCACCTTCCATGTGGAACTGCAGAACGGGCACACGGTGCTCGCCCACATCAGTGGGAAGATCCGGAAGAACCACATCAGGATCCTCCCGTACGACCGGGTGCTCGTGGAACTCAGCCCCTACGACCTCACCCGCGGCCGGATCCGCTACCGGTACCGGGCGTAG
- a CDS encoding zinc-dependent alcohol dehydrogenase, producing MRTARLHGTADLRVGDEPAPEAGEGETLVRVTAVGICGSDLHWYEDGAIGDAKLERPLVPGHEGAGEIVAGPRRGERVAIDPAIPCETCQACRDGRRNLCYSILFSGHGVTDGMMREVMPWPSHRLHPLPDTVSDASGAMLEPLGVALWALDLGQVPFGGTVAVVGCGPVGLLLIQLLRAAGVSRLIAVEPLPHRREAAAKWGADEVLAPSPVSASALAPAAALPDFSSYGVDVAFEMAGNDDAVHIAMESVRPGGRVVLGGIPGSDTTTFRASLARGKELTIAMVRRMNEVYPRAIDLAARGVVALDPLVTSRVPLADAPAAFAAAQRRTGLKVIITP from the coding sequence ATGCGGACAGCGAGGCTTCACGGAACCGCGGACCTGCGGGTCGGGGACGAGCCGGCGCCGGAGGCCGGCGAGGGTGAGACCCTGGTGCGGGTGACCGCGGTAGGGATTTGCGGGTCGGACCTGCATTGGTACGAAGACGGCGCGATCGGCGACGCGAAGCTGGAACGGCCGCTGGTGCCCGGGCACGAGGGCGCCGGCGAGATCGTGGCCGGGCCGCGGCGCGGGGAGCGGGTCGCGATCGACCCGGCGATCCCGTGCGAGACGTGCCAGGCGTGCCGGGACGGGCGCCGGAACCTGTGCTACAGCATCCTGTTCTCCGGGCACGGGGTGACGGACGGGATGATGCGCGAGGTCATGCCGTGGCCGTCACATCGGCTGCACCCGCTGCCCGACACGGTGTCCGACGCGAGCGGCGCGATGCTGGAGCCCCTGGGCGTCGCGCTGTGGGCACTTGACCTGGGACAGGTGCCGTTCGGCGGCACGGTGGCAGTTGTGGGCTGTGGCCCCGTCGGCCTGCTGCTGATCCAACTGCTGCGTGCCGCCGGGGTGTCCCGCCTGATCGCGGTCGAGCCGCTCCCCCACCGGCGTGAAGCCGCCGCCAAGTGGGGCGCCGACGAGGTCCTCGCCCCGTCTCCCGTCTCCGCGTCCGCCCTTGCCCCCGCGGCGGCGCTTCCCGACTTTTCCTCCTACGGCGTTGACGTCGCCTTCGAGATGGCCGGGAACGACGACGCGGTACACATCGCCATGGAGTCCGTACGACCGGGCGGGCGCGTGGTGCTCGGCGGCATCCCGGGCTCGGACACGACGACGTTCCGCGCCTCGCTCGCGCGCGGCAAGGAACTGACCATCGCGATGGTGCGCCGGATGAACGAGGTCTACCCGCGCGCCATCGACCTCGCCGCGCGCGGCGTGGTGGCGCTCGACCCCCTGGTGACGTCCCGGGTCCCGCTGGCCGACGCGCCCGCCGCGTTTGCCGCCGCCCAGCGCCGCACTGGCCTGAAAGTCATCATCACGCCGTAA